The Crocinitomicaceae bacterium genome includes a region encoding these proteins:
- the secDF gene encoding protein translocase subunit SecDF: MRNKGFFWSITIALALACIYQLSFKWATNRVENKAIEYGLEKVDSLVANNVPSFIAGKDTLTVADPIDQDQIADFFRQKYLADISNESVHLGYTYSECKENELNFGLDLQGGMSVTLEISVPELVDKLAGNTRNPEFRKPFESALTRTANGEGDFIDMFQEEYEKMFPQGAMAKIFHPHNQENIQPNNTNDEVIDFLKKQADGALDGVEVIIEKRVNAFGVSQPTIQKQTGSNRIYVELPGVVDRETVRKRLQATANLEFFEVYDNAYDGIGNKILEAEKKFADFLSTEKTDTPVILDSAALANDSSAVSNDSLQVATDGDSTETDLLSEAESTDTAASADMTDAERDQKYPITSKLTPSFSYDNQNQPVGFSEGPVVGFASVGDTALINSRIAHPEFSKYMPEDLVFMWEAKEMMDENKIEIGLIRLYAIKVPEGGAQVDGEDIDESSYSTNPQNPSEVRVTMRMTQLGADKWAEMTGNNVGKSVAITMDRMVYSAPVVQEKMTEGISEITGPTIDLKEAKELSGLLNAGALPAPARIIDESVVEASLGEANITAGFTSFVVAFLLVLVYMVFYYGRAGLIANVALIVNIFFLIGALASLKAILTLPGIAGIVLTIGMAVDANVLIFERVREEMRLGKGLKNAVSEGFKRALSSILDGNITTLLTGIVLASFGTGPIKGFATTLIIGIFTSMFAALVVTRLIMVFFMDRDKNINFSTKITEKWFTKINFPFVAKRKLFYLISGAVITIGLISMFTRGLDLGVDFQGGRQYKVEFEGEANPEAVATSLTDEFEGAPIVKRVDNKRTVLITTTYRITESSDTVNSEVEELVKTGLAEFGPSNIVESKMIAPTISKDLRSNSVYAVVFSLLIIFLYILLRFRKWQYGLGATLSLAHDVLIVLGLFSIFWGVLPFSLEIDQAFIAAILTVVGYSINDTVVVFDRVREYLGMYPKKDEKETINMAVNSTLGRTINTSMTTFIVLLAMFIMGGEAIKGFIFAIMIGVVVGTYSSICIATPTVLDFGKKKNVHEVK; the protein is encoded by the coding sequence ATGAGAAATAAAGGATTTTTCTGGTCAATTACAATTGCCCTCGCACTTGCTTGTATTTACCAGCTTTCATTCAAATGGGCAACAAACAGAGTTGAAAATAAAGCTATTGAATACGGTCTTGAAAAAGTTGATTCATTAGTTGCTAACAACGTACCGTCCTTTATTGCCGGTAAAGACACACTAACAGTTGCTGATCCAATTGATCAAGATCAGATTGCTGATTTTTTCCGTCAAAAATATTTGGCTGACATTTCAAATGAATCAGTTCACTTGGGTTATACTTATTCAGAGTGTAAAGAAAATGAGTTGAACTTTGGTCTTGACTTGCAAGGAGGTATGAGTGTTACCCTTGAAATTTCTGTGCCTGAACTGGTAGATAAACTTGCCGGAAACACACGTAACCCTGAGTTTAGAAAACCATTTGAATCTGCCCTTACCCGCACTGCAAATGGTGAAGGTGATTTCATTGATATGTTTCAAGAAGAATATGAGAAAATGTTCCCGCAAGGTGCCATGGCAAAAATTTTCCACCCGCACAATCAAGAAAACATTCAACCCAACAATACCAACGATGAAGTAATTGACTTTTTGAAAAAGCAAGCTGATGGTGCCTTGGATGGTGTTGAAGTAATCATTGAAAAACGGGTTAACGCATTTGGGGTTTCTCAACCAACTATTCAAAAACAGACCGGATCAAACCGAATCTATGTTGAATTACCAGGCGTAGTTGACCGTGAAACTGTGCGTAAACGTCTACAAGCAACTGCAAATCTTGAATTTTTTGAAGTGTATGATAATGCGTATGACGGAATTGGAAACAAAATTCTGGAAGCAGAAAAAAAATTCGCTGATTTTCTTTCAACTGAAAAAACAGATACTCCTGTAATACTTGACAGCGCAGCATTAGCTAATGATTCAAGTGCAGTTTCCAATGATTCATTACAAGTTGCAACAGACGGTGACAGCACTGAAACAGACCTCTTGTCAGAAGCTGAATCAACAGATACCGCTGCATCAGCAGATATGACAGATGCTGAGCGTGATCAAAAATATCCTATCACATCAAAACTTACTCCTTCATTCAGTTATGATAATCAAAACCAACCGGTAGGTTTCAGTGAAGGACCTGTTGTAGGTTTTGCATCTGTTGGTGATACGGCGCTAATCAATTCACGCATTGCGCACCCTGAATTCAGTAAATACATGCCTGAAGATTTAGTTTTCATGTGGGAAGCTAAAGAGATGATGGATGAAAACAAAATTGAAATTGGCTTGATTCGTTTGTACGCTATTAAAGTGCCTGAAGGTGGTGCGCAAGTAGATGGTGAAGATATTGATGAATCATCCTATTCTACCAATCCGCAAAACCCAAGTGAGGTGCGCGTAACTATGCGTATGACTCAACTTGGTGCAGACAAATGGGCTGAGATGACAGGCAACAACGTGGGTAAATCTGTAGCTATCACCATGGACCGAATGGTTTACTCAGCGCCTGTAGTGCAAGAAAAAATGACAGAAGGTATTTCAGAAATTACCGGACCGACCATTGATTTGAAAGAAGCGAAAGAATTATCCGGCTTACTGAATGCAGGAGCTTTACCGGCACCTGCGCGTATCATTGATGAAAGTGTTGTTGAAGCATCTTTAGGTGAAGCAAATATCACAGCAGGTTTCACCTCGTTTGTTGTTGCGTTCTTATTGGTTCTGGTTTACATGGTGTTTTATTATGGCCGTGCGGGCTTAATTGCCAATGTTGCTTTGATTGTAAACATCTTCTTTTTGATTGGTGCATTGGCATCATTAAAAGCAATTCTTACACTACCTGGTATCGCGGGTATCGTGCTCACCATTGGTATGGCGGTTGATGCCAACGTACTTATTTTTGAACGTGTGCGTGAAGAGATGAGATTAGGTAAAGGTTTGAAAAATGCCGTGAGCGAAGGTTTCAAACGCGCCTTGTCTTCTATTCTTGACGGTAACATCACAACTTTATTAACCGGTATTGTACTTGCCTCTTTTGGAACCGGACCCATCAAAGGATTTGCTACTACCTTGATCATTGGTATTTTCACTTCCATGTTTGCTGCATTGGTAGTGACCAGACTCATCATGGTTTTCTTTATGGATCGTGATAAAAACATCAATTTCTCTACAAAAATTACAGAGAAATGGTTTACTAAAATCAACTTCCCTTTTGTTGCTAAAAGAAAATTATTCTATTTGATATCAGGTGCTGTTATCACAATTGGTTTAATCTCCATGTTCACCAGAGGATTGGATTTGGGTGTAGATTTCCAAGGTGGTCGTCAGTACAAAGTGGAATTTGAAGGTGAAGCAAACCCTGAAGCTGTTGCCACCAGTTTGACAGATGAATTTGAGGGAGCCCCAATTGTTAAAAGGGTTGACAACAAACGCACCGTGTTAATTACCACAACTTACCGCATTACAGAGTCATCTGATACCGTGAACTCTGAAGTTGAAGAACTGGTTAAAACCGGCCTTGCAGAATTTGGACCTTCCAACATTGTAGAATCCAAAATGATTGCACCAACTATTTCTAAAGATTTGAGAAGCAATTCAGTTTATGCCGTTGTATTTTCACTACTCATCATCTTCCTATACATTTTATTGCGATTCAGAAAATGGCAATATGGTTTAGGTGCAACACTCTCATTGGCGCATGACGTGTTAATTGTACTTGGCTTGTTCTCTATCTTCTGGGGTGTCTTGCCATTCTCACTTGAAATAGATCAGGCATTTATTGCGGCTATCTTAACGGTAGTAGGTTATTCAATCAACGATACGGTGGTTGTGTTTGACCGCGTAAGAGAATATCTTGGTATGTATCCGAAAAAAGATGAGAAAGAAACAATCAATATGGCGGTTAACTCAACTCTTGGGCGAACCATTAATACCTCAATGACCACATTCATTGTATTGCTTGCCATGTTTATTATGGGTGGTGAAGCCATTAAAGGATTCATCTTTGCCATTATGATTGGTGTAGTGGTTGGTACCTACTCATCTATCTGCATTGCAACACCAACAGTACTTGATTTTGGAAAAAAGAAAAATGTACATGAAGTGAAATAA
- a CDS encoding ribulose-phosphate 3-epimerase, with translation MPIISPSMLSCDFANIQRDVEMLNQSEADWLHIDVMDGVFVPNISFGFPVMSAIKKHAKKPLDVHLMIAHADQYVAEFKKAGADWLTVHYEACTHLHRTIQLIKSEGMKAGVALNPHTPVSVLDEILPELDLVLIMSVNPGFGGQKFIESTVNKVAQLRKKIDALSLQTWIEVDGGVNTETGKRLLAAGAHALVAGSFVFNSADPKKTISDLKRLG, from the coding sequence ATGCCCATCATTTCTCCTTCCATGTTGTCCTGTGATTTTGCAAACATTCAGCGTGATGTTGAAATGCTGAATCAAAGTGAGGCTGATTGGTTGCATATTGATGTGATGGACGGAGTTTTTGTTCCCAATATTTCTTTTGGTTTTCCCGTAATGTCTGCCATAAAAAAGCATGCGAAAAAACCCTTGGATGTTCATTTAATGATTGCGCACGCTGACCAGTATGTAGCTGAATTTAAAAAAGCAGGTGCTGATTGGCTCACCGTTCATTACGAGGCTTGCACTCATTTGCATCGCACTATCCAATTGATAAAAAGTGAAGGAATGAAAGCGGGTGTTGCACTGAATCCGCATACGCCTGTTTCAGTTTTGGATGAAATTTTACCTGAACTTGATTTGGTATTAATCATGTCAGTGAATCCAGGTTTTGGAGGTCAAAAATTCATTGAATCAACTGTCAATAAAGTTGCTCAATTGAGAAAAAAAATTGATGCTTTATCACTTCAAACATGGATTGAGGTAGATGGAGGTGTTAATACTGAAACCGGTAAACGCTTACTCGCTGCCGGTGCTCACGCCTTGGTTGCAGGAAGTTTTGTTTTCAATTCTGCCGATCCAAAAAAAACGATCAGTGATTTGAAGAGGTTGGGGTAA
- a CDS encoding type II toxin-antitoxin system HigB family toxin — translation MRIISKKTLREFWEKHSDSQQQLKSWFQESSSKGWKSPKDIKKEYPSASFLENNRVVFNIKGNKYRLVVKINYDYHMVWIRFVGTHADYDKIDANKI, via the coding sequence TTGAGGATCATTTCAAAAAAAACACTTCGAGAATTTTGGGAAAAACATTCCGACAGTCAACAACAGTTGAAGTCTTGGTTTCAAGAATCAAGTAGTAAAGGATGGAAGTCTCCGAAAGACATTAAAAAGGAATATCCAAGCGCCAGCTTTCTGGAAAATAATCGGGTGGTATTTAACATCAAAGGAAACAAATACCGACTGGTCGTAAAAATAAACTATGATTATCATATGGTTTGGATTCGATTTGTGGGAACACATGCTGATTATGATAAAATTGATGCTAACAAAATCTAG
- a CDS encoding twin-arginine translocase TatA/TatE family subunit — translation MYLLFLNDVGTGEFLLIVAVVLMLFGSKGVPDIVKNLGKGIREIKSASDEIKRDIQNSALEMRRDMNLPSVDELAKMDEIKSLEKDINTAIKAPDLSVPTENPKKTTETKEEDQTKAGV, via the coding sequence ATGTATTTGCTTTTTTTAAATGATGTGGGTACCGGCGAGTTTTTGCTAATTGTCGCTGTTGTGCTCATGTTGTTTGGTTCAAAAGGCGTTCCAGATATTGTAAAAAATCTTGGCAAAGGCATACGTGAAATTAAATCAGCCAGTGATGAGATTAAACGTGACATTCAAAACTCAGCATTAGAAATGCGCAGAGACATGAATTTGCCATCAGTAGATGAACTGGCTAAAATGGATGAAATAAAATCATTGGAAAAAGACATCAACACCGCAATCAAAGCTCCTGATCTCTCAGTGCCAACAGAGAATCCAAAGAAAACCACCGAGACAAAAGAAGAAGATCAAACCAAGGCAGGAGTATAG
- the lgt gene encoding prolipoprotein diacylglyceryl transferase, translated as MLVADFLSINWDMNPSVIPSLNMPRWYGIMWALGFYLGYEVLKRMYKSENLPANWVDKSFMYVLIAGILGARLGHCLFYQPDYYLAHPIEILKIWEGGLASHGGAFGIILAVFLLNRKVMKTGMLWILDHLVVPTALAGFLIRMGNLFNHEIVGSPTTSAFGFKFLRHDLDSGQAMQITNKGSADEAYAEIASNDSFSYVWDMIPARHPAQLYEAIICLLVFGLLMYLFWKTNAGTIKGFLTGIFFITVFGSRFLIEYIKEDQVDFEAGMTLNMGQILSIPLILIGFYLVAVKLKAVKRRR; from the coding sequence ATGCTAGTAGCTGATTTTCTTTCAATCAACTGGGACATGAATCCCAGTGTAATTCCCTCACTCAATATGCCTCGCTGGTATGGTATCATGTGGGCTCTTGGTTTTTATTTGGGGTATGAAGTGTTAAAACGGATGTACAAATCAGAAAATTTGCCGGCCAATTGGGTTGATAAATCATTTATGTATGTTTTGATTGCCGGAATTTTAGGCGCCCGCCTTGGTCACTGCCTTTTTTATCAGCCTGATTATTACCTGGCACATCCCATTGAAATTTTAAAAATTTGGGAAGGTGGTTTAGCCAGTCATGGCGGAGCATTTGGAATTATATTGGCCGTTTTTCTGCTCAACAGAAAAGTTATGAAAACCGGTATGCTCTGGATTTTAGATCATCTGGTAGTACCCACCGCACTAGCCGGCTTTTTAATCAGAATGGGAAATTTGTTCAATCATGAAATTGTGGGCAGCCCTACCACTTCTGCTTTTGGTTTTAAATTTTTAAGACATGATTTGGATAGCGGGCAAGCTATGCAAATCACAAACAAAGGCAGTGCAGATGAAGCCTATGCCGAAATTGCAAGCAATGATAGTTTCTCATACGTGTGGGATATGATACCTGCCAGACACCCTGCCCAGTTATATGAAGCCATTATTTGCCTGCTTGTTTTTGGATTGTTGATGTACTTATTCTGGAAAACAAATGCAGGCACCATTAAGGGTTTTCTCACCGGCATATTTTTCATCACCGTTTTTGGGTCAAGGTTTTTAATTGAATACATTAAAGAAGACCAAGTAGATTTTGAAGCAGGCATGACCTTGAACATGGGGCAGATACTGAGTATTCCGTTAATACTGATCGGATTTTATTTGGTTGCCGTTAAGTTGAAGGCGGTGAAGAGGAGGCGTTAG
- a CDS encoding helix-turn-helix domain-containing protein: protein MTIKPIKTKKDYQSALERLEKIFDAKKGSTEGDELEVLSILIEKYEDEHFPIGFPDPIEAIKFRMEQLGYNQTDLAKVVGLKSRASEILSKKRKLTLDMIRLIHDNLKIPTEVLIQTYKLKPSN from the coding sequence ATGACTATTAAACCTATTAAAACGAAAAAAGACTACCAAAGCGCATTGGAAAGACTTGAAAAAATATTTGACGCAAAAAAGGGTTCAACCGAAGGTGATGAACTTGAGGTTTTATCTATTCTCATTGAGAAGTACGAAGATGAACACTTTCCGATTGGTTTTCCAGATCCTATCGAAGCAATCAAATTTCGCATGGAGCAACTAGGTTATAATCAAACTGACCTAGCTAAAGTCGTTGGGCTTAAAAGTCGAGCTAGTGAAATTTTAAGTAAAAAAAGAAAATTAACGCTTGATATGATTCGACTGATTCATGATAATTTAAAAATTCCAACCGAAGTACTCATTCAAACATACAAGCTAAAACCCAGCAACTAA
- a CDS encoding HNH endonuclease, whose translation MTNRWGIPKEVEEQVRKRDLSCVYCRITFNNISYDHKTRPTWEHIINDIRINGPENIALCCGSCNASKGVKKLEDWLNSNYCSTKGITNNTVAQVVQDSLKNKK comes from the coding sequence ATGACAAATCGCTGGGGCATACCGAAAGAAGTTGAAGAGCAAGTTCGAAAAAGAGATTTAAGTTGTGTTTATTGCAGAATTACATTTAACAACATTTCATATGACCACAAAACAAGGCCAACATGGGAACACATAATTAACGACATTAGAATTAATGGTCCAGAAAATATTGCTCTATGCTGTGGTTCATGCAATGCAAGTAAGGGAGTAAAAAAACTGGAAGACTGGCTGAATAGTAATTATTGCTCAACAAAAGGAATTACGAATAATACAGTTGCTCAAGTAGTGCAAGACTCTTTAAAGAATAAAAAATAA
- a CDS encoding restriction endonuclease, whose product MAIPRYDEIQFPALKLLSDGQQRKANEFEAPLAKEFNLTEDDVNQMYESGNGPVFNDRVKWALSYLSMAGVVTKPKRGTYQINEDGLKLVNNPNKFREYIDTKLLSRDHAKIKKTNDTAPEIISSQNENTPAESLYTSFQGIKKSVYRELIDTILSKTPREFEKLVVQLLQKMGYGGEIKDSGLVTQYTNDKGIDGVIKEDILGFGRIYIQAKRYKIDTNIQRDEIQKFVGALAVAQSDKGVFITTSDFTKGAYEYVSSLNSTAKIVLINGDKLAEYIYDYNLGLQTEKIIEIKKLDNDYWDLMDDDEK is encoded by the coding sequence ATGGCAATACCTCGTTATGATGAAATACAATTTCCTGCTTTGAAGTTATTAAGTGATGGACAACAAAGAAAAGCAAATGAATTCGAAGCCCCTCTTGCCAAAGAATTTAACCTGACAGAAGATGATGTCAATCAAATGTACGAATCTGGTAATGGGCCTGTATTCAATGACAGAGTAAAGTGGGCGCTTAGCTATCTGAGTATGGCTGGTGTTGTGACAAAACCGAAAAGAGGCACCTATCAAATTAATGAAGATGGATTAAAGCTAGTTAACAATCCGAACAAGTTTAGAGAATATATTGATACAAAGTTGTTGTCTAGAGACCACGCCAAAATCAAAAAAACAAATGACACAGCACCCGAAATAATATCGAGTCAAAATGAAAATACTCCTGCAGAATCACTTTATACATCGTTTCAAGGCATTAAAAAATCTGTATATCGTGAACTAATTGACACAATTCTATCAAAAACTCCCAGAGAATTTGAAAAGTTGGTTGTACAACTTTTGCAAAAAATGGGATATGGAGGGGAAATAAAAGACTCTGGTTTAGTAACTCAATACACAAATGACAAGGGCATTGATGGCGTAATAAAAGAGGATATATTGGGCTTCGGAAGAATTTACATCCAAGCTAAGCGTTATAAAATAGACACCAACATTCAGAGAGACGAAATTCAAAAATTTGTTGGAGCACTTGCTGTTGCTCAATCAGACAAAGGAGTTTTTATAACAACCTCTGACTTCACAAAAGGTGCTTACGAATATGTTTCTAGCTTAAACTCGACAGCTAAAATTGTCTTGATAAATGGCGACAAACTTGCTGAATATATTTATGACTATAACCTTGGTTTACAAACTGAGAAAATAATTGAAATTAAAAAACTAGACAACGACTATTGGGACCTAATGGATGACGATGAAAAATAG
- a CDS encoding D-2-hydroxyacid dehydrogenase: MKILANDGISKDAVDVLAKAGFNVSTTKVAQDQLINHINNEGITALLVRSATTARKDMIDACPGLKLIGRGGVGMDNIDVDYARGKGLHVINTPGASSQSVAELVIGTMFSLSRDLFHSHRQMPVSGDKDFEALKKRYGKGQELRGKTLGIVGFGRIGQSVASYALGCGMKVIAIDLYTNPVEIKVPIAGHGDVKVTITPMKDLSEVIADLDYISLHVPKQANGAAVIGEAEFSKMKKGVILVNAARGGVIDENALIKALDSGQVRATGLDVFEKEPTPKHELLVHEKIASTPHIGAATDEAQDRIGIELAEQIIKLLK, from the coding sequence ATGAAGATATTAGCAAACGACGGCATTTCTAAAGACGCTGTTGACGTATTGGCAAAAGCAGGATTCAATGTAAGCACAACCAAAGTTGCGCAAGATCAGTTGATCAACCACATCAATAATGAAGGCATCACCGCTTTGTTGGTAAGAAGTGCAACCACAGCGAGAAAAGATATGATTGATGCATGTCCCGGTTTGAAACTCATTGGACGTGGTGGAGTTGGAATGGATAATATAGACGTTGATTATGCACGTGGCAAAGGCTTGCACGTTATCAACACGCCAGGCGCATCATCTCAGTCAGTTGCTGAATTAGTGATTGGAACTATGTTTTCACTTTCACGTGATTTGTTTCACTCACATCGTCAAATGCCGGTAAGTGGTGATAAAGATTTTGAAGCGCTGAAAAAGAGATATGGTAAAGGACAAGAACTGCGTGGAAAAACTTTAGGCATTGTTGGATTTGGCCGCATTGGTCAATCTGTTGCAAGTTATGCATTGGGTTGTGGTATGAAAGTAATTGCCATTGATCTTTATACCAATCCGGTTGAAATTAAAGTTCCGATAGCAGGACATGGTGATGTGAAAGTTACCATCACACCAATGAAAGATTTGTCAGAAGTAATTGCAGATTTAGATTACATTTCATTGCACGTGCCAAAGCAAGCTAATGGTGCTGCCGTGATTGGCGAAGCAGAATTTTCTAAAATGAAAAAAGGCGTGATACTAGTCAACGCTGCGCGCGGTGGTGTGATTGATGAAAATGCACTAATCAAAGCGCTTGACTCAGGCCAGGTGCGCGCAACCGGATTAGATGTGTTTGAAAAAGAACCTACGCCAAAACACGAATTGCTGGTACATGAAAAAATTGCATCTACTCCACATATCGGCGCTGCAACTGATGAAGCGCAAGACCGAATTGGGATTGAACTTGCTGAACAAATTATCAAATTATTGAAATAA
- the serC gene encoding 3-phosphoserine/phosphohydroxythreonine transaminase, which translates to MAKKHNFGAGPCILPQEVFEQSAKAVVDFNGLSILEISHRSQDFIDVMEEARENIKKALNVPAGYTVLYLQGGASLGFIITAMNMMRANKNAAYLNTGAWSKAAIKEAKNVGLAVTEVASSADKNFNYIPKGFTVANDFDFFHSTSNNTIFGTQLHEFPKVSVPHVCDMSSDFLSRPVNVADFDLIYAGAQKNLGPAGACVYIVKEEILGKSTYGNIPSYLNLKIHQDKESMFNTPPVFSVYVAMLNLRHLMKNGGVEAMQKRNQAKADLLYDEIDSNPLFTGTTAKEDRSVMNATFVLTNNELEKEFNDMWKAAGIDGLKGHRDVGGYRASMYNALEISSVQVLVDVMKELAKKRG; encoded by the coding sequence ATGGCAAAAAAACATAATTTCGGAGCAGGTCCTTGCATTCTGCCGCAAGAAGTATTTGAACAAAGTGCAAAAGCAGTAGTAGATTTTAACGGGCTATCTATTTTAGAAATTTCACACCGCAGTCAAGATTTCATTGACGTGATGGAAGAAGCACGTGAAAATATTAAAAAGGCGTTGAATGTACCGGCAGGGTACACTGTTCTTTACTTGCAAGGTGGAGCAAGTTTGGGTTTTATTATTACAGCCATGAACATGATGCGCGCAAATAAAAATGCTGCGTATCTCAATACCGGAGCCTGGTCAAAAGCAGCAATCAAAGAAGCAAAAAATGTTGGTCTTGCTGTTACTGAAGTAGCAAGTTCTGCTGATAAAAATTTCAATTATATTCCTAAAGGATTTACGGTGGCAAATGATTTTGATTTTTTCCACTCCACATCAAACAATACTATTTTTGGTACACAATTGCATGAGTTTCCAAAAGTTTCTGTTCCGCATGTATGTGATATGTCATCAGATTTTCTTTCACGTCCGGTGAATGTGGCAGATTTTGATTTGATTTATGCCGGAGCACAAAAAAATTTAGGTCCTGCCGGTGCCTGTGTATACATTGTCAAAGAAGAAATTTTAGGTAAATCAACCTACGGAAATATTCCTTCATATCTCAACCTGAAAATACATCAGGACAAAGAATCAATGTTCAATACACCGCCGGTATTTTCTGTTTATGTTGCCATGTTAAACTTGCGCCATTTGATGAAAAACGGTGGAGTAGAGGCAATGCAAAAACGCAATCAGGCTAAAGCAGATTTATTGTATGATGAAATTGATTCAAATCCTTTATTCACCGGAACCACAGCAAAAGAAGATCGTTCAGTTATGAATGCAACTTTTGTACTCACCAACAATGAGCTTGAAAAAGAATTCAATGACATGTGGAAAGCAGCCGGCATTGATGGTTTGAAAGGACACCGTGATGTAGGTGGATATCGCGCATCAATGTACAATGCACTTGAAATTTCATCCGTTCAGGTATTGGTTGATGTAATGAAAGAACTAGCTAAAAAACGCGGATAA